A genome region from Tolypothrix sp. PCC 7712 includes the following:
- a CDS encoding IS701 family transposase, with the protein MVQPRPAAPTVKFVDEYCQWYKSLFPDVRSFEAFKYLHVGCISDLKRKTLPEIAKIVGLDNQQGLHHFLTTSPWDIEKLRTLRLELILQVLKGRPIILIIDETGDKKKGSKTDYVKRQYIGNLGKTDNGIVAVTVYGVFCGMTFPLLFEVYKPRERLQAGDKYRTKPEIAAILIKKLQSMGFKFNLVLADSLYGESGKNFISVLDELNLNYIVAIRSNHYVEILPRQHIQYLKWQKFQRVFSDLSRENRFIREIIPGKRGELRYWQITTDPENLPDNTTWYVMSKYPDITPREVGNFYGLRTWVEYGLKQSKNELGWSDFRLTHYPDIERWWEIICSAYLMVSLHSEQLFQSPSQRESKFVSHPWWDNGNGWKNILNNLRLIIQPFTLFNLIYPWLTVFPIPQLALGFFKLQSIIYSLTSSIFISLIHPDFYFSSA; encoded by the coding sequence ATGGTACAGCCCCGTCCAGCCGCACCAACAGTCAAATTTGTGGACGAATATTGCCAGTGGTATAAAAGTCTGTTTCCAGATGTTAGGAGTTTCGAGGCTTTTAAATATCTCCATGTAGGCTGCATTTCTGATCTAAAACGTAAAACATTGCCAGAAATAGCAAAAATCGTAGGATTAGATAACCAGCAAGGGTTGCATCATTTTCTAACTACATCACCTTGGGATATAGAAAAGTTAAGAACCTTAAGGTTAGAGTTAATTTTACAAGTGCTAAAAGGTAGACCAATCATTTTAATTATTGATGAGACAGGGGATAAAAAGAAAGGGAGCAAGACAGATTATGTGAAACGGCAGTATATAGGAAATTTGGGAAAAACAGATAATGGAATTGTGGCAGTGACAGTATATGGTGTTTTCTGTGGGATGACATTTCCATTACTGTTTGAAGTGTATAAACCCAGGGAAAGATTACAGGCAGGAGATAAGTACCGCACTAAACCAGAAATAGCAGCAATACTGATAAAAAAGCTACAATCAATGGGTTTTAAATTCAACTTAGTACTTGCAGATAGCTTATATGGAGAGAGTGGTAAGAATTTCATATCTGTATTAGATGAACTAAACTTGAACTATATAGTAGCGATTCGGTCAAATCATTATGTAGAAATACTTCCACGACAACATATTCAATATTTAAAGTGGCAGAAGTTTCAAAGGGTATTCTCTGACTTGAGTCGGGAAAATCGATTTATTAGAGAAATTATTCCGGGAAAACGTGGAGAACTTAGATATTGGCAAATTACTACAGATCCAGAAAATTTGCCTGATAACACTACTTGGTATGTGATGAGTAAATATCCAGACATTACGCCAAGAGAAGTTGGAAATTTTTACGGTTTAAGAACTTGGGTCGAGTACGGGTTAAAACAAAGTAAGAATGAATTAGGTTGGTCAGATTTTCGCCTGACTCACTACCCAGATATTGAGCGATGGTGGGAAATTATTTGCAGTGCTTATTTAATGGTTAGTCTGCATTCGGAGCAACTGTTTCAGTCTCCATCACAACGAGAGTCAAAATTTGTTTCACATCCTTGGTGGGATAATGGAAATGGCTGGAAGAACATTCTTAACAATCTTCGTTTGATTATTCAACCTTTTACTTTATTTAATCTGATATATCCCTGGTTAACGGTTTTTCCTATTCCTCAATTAGCTTTGGGTTTTTTTAAACTTCAATCTATTATTTATAGCCTCACCAGTTCAATTTTTATATCCCTGATTCACCCTGATTTCTACTTTTCCTCTGCCTAG